One part of the Pseudomonadota bacterium genome encodes these proteins:
- a CDS encoding SDR family oxidoreductase, which yields MARKKALVIGGLGVIGRNIINHMAEQDDWDIVAVSRRAPDAEMATKADFISCDLLDMAAAEAKLAHLTDVTHVFCCALDGGIDATNTAHNRALVANPVTVMSSVSKQLRRVVLQEGSKAYGRQLGPFKTPAKESDSRHMPPNFYYEQEDFLIEFQQGKEWSWAVLRPEAVCGFAVGNPMNLIMCFGTYAAISKELGMPLKYPGDLRGFEAINQVTDSGLLARMTLWSATAPNAANEIFNITNGDGFRYVNVWSDWAAAFGMEVGMAQRIISADVMPDKGPVWDRIVEKHDLVKLPYEQTAGWPYFDFNMDTSWDVLMSDAKRIDRGFTEMIDTEKMFLDLFAEFRRRKVLP from the coding sequence ATGGCGCGTAAAAAAGCGCTGGTAATCGGCGGTCTTGGCGTCATCGGGCGCAATATCATCAATCACATGGCGGAGCAGGATGATTGGGATATCGTCGCGGTTAGCCGCCGTGCGCCGGATGCGGAAATGGCGACAAAGGCTGACTTTATCTCCTGCGATCTCCTCGATATGGCGGCGGCCGAAGCCAAGCTTGCGCATCTCACCGATGTCACGCATGTGTTTTGCTGCGCCCTTGATGGCGGCATCGATGCCACAAACACGGCGCACAACCGCGCCCTCGTGGCCAATCCGGTCACGGTGATGTCGTCGGTTTCCAAGCAATTACGACGGGTCGTGCTGCAGGAGGGTAGCAAGGCCTATGGCCGCCAATTGGGGCCATTCAAGACGCCGGCCAAGGAATCCGATTCGCGCCACATGCCGCCCAATTTTTATTACGAGCAGGAAGATTTCCTGATCGAGTTTCAACAGGGCAAAGAGTGGAGCTGGGCGGTGCTGAGGCCCGAGGCAGTATGCGGTTTCGCCGTCGGCAATCCGATGAATTTGATTATGTGCTTCGGCACCTATGCGGCGATCTCGAAAGAGCTCGGCATGCCACTCAAATATCCTGGAGATTTGCGCGGCTTTGAAGCGATCAACCAGGTAACGGATTCGGGTCTGCTGGCGCGCATGACTTTATGGAGCGCGACCGCGCCCAACGCTGCCAACGAGATTTTCAACATCACCAATGGCGATGGCTTCCGCTACGTCAATGTGTGGTCCGATTGGGCGGCGGCGTTCGGCATGGAAGTCGGCATGGCGCAGCGCATCATCTCGGCCGACGTCATGCCCGACAAAGGGCCGGTCTGGGATCGTATCGTCGAGAAGCATGACCTGGTGAAACTGCCCTACGAGCAAACCGCCGGCTGGCCCTATTTCGACTTCAACATGGATACGTCATGGGATGTCCTGATGTCGGACGCCAAGCGCATCGACCGGGGCTTTACTGAAATGATCGATACGGAAAAGATGTTTCTCGACCTGTTCGCGGAATTCCGCCGCAGGAAAGTTCTGCCTTAG
- a CDS encoding isopenicillin N synthase family oxygenase: protein METVAPDTPFQLREGLHKREIIRLKPDDVPIIDFGSIYSSSKADHRKLAQEFRDACTGPGYFYLTNHQFPQSVIDRAYAAMQRFFALPLEEKMKNHYLDWPNHRGYVPLHGIQADHSLKGNDISEAIEMAEDLPEDDPHYLRGLRFYGPNNWPQNPPDFRWALGTYYDCQIELGRSIFRAFELALDVPPGYFTEKFTKPLSRTRVCYYPPQGEDFDIAHIGLGAHTDYECFSTVWQNGVPGLQMLTLDGDWLELPSIPGTFAVNLGDLMQQWTNDYFVSTAHRVINTTPKPRYSLVQFVGVDYDVLVEALPGCVSTDNPWKYQAIKAGEHSEQMVARTYGYDGDSD from the coding sequence ATGGAAACGGTCGCACCGGACACGCCATTTCAGCTTCGCGAAGGATTGCACAAGCGCGAGATCATCCGTCTCAAGCCGGACGACGTGCCGATAATAGATTTCGGCTCGATCTATAGCAGCAGCAAGGCAGATCACCGTAAATTGGCGCAAGAATTTCGCGACGCCTGCACCGGGCCGGGCTATTTCTATCTGACCAACCACCAATTTCCCCAGTCGGTGATCGACCGCGCCTATGCCGCGATGCAGCGCTTTTTCGCCTTGCCGCTCGAAGAGAAAATGAAAAATCATTATCTCGATTGGCCAAATCATCGCGGCTATGTCCCGCTCCACGGCATCCAGGCCGATCACAGTCTCAAGGGCAACGATATCTCCGAGGCGATCGAAATGGCCGAGGATCTACCCGAGGATGATCCCCATTACCTGCGCGGCTTGCGCTTCTACGGCCCCAACAACTGGCCGCAAAATCCGCCGGATTTCCGCTGGGCCCTCGGCACCTATTATGACTGCCAGATCGAGCTTGGCCGTTCGATCTTCCGCGCCTTCGAATTGGCGCTCGATGTGCCGCCCGGCTATTTCACCGAAAAATTCACCAAGCCGTTGTCGCGCACCCGGGTGTGCTATTACCCGCCGCAGGGCGAGGATTTCGATATCGCCCATATCGGCCTCGGCGCGCATACAGATTACGAATGTTTCTCGACCGTCTGGCAGAACGGTGTGCCCGGCCTGCAAATGCTGACCCTGGACGGCGATTGGCTGGAACTGCCCTCTATCCCCGGCACCTTCGCCGTCAATCTCGGTGATCTTATGCAGCAGTGGACGAATGATTATTTTGTCTCGACCGCGCATCGCGTGATCAACACCACCCCCAAGCCGCGCTATTCGTTGGTGCAGTTTGTCGGTGTCGATTACGACGTTCTGGTGGAGGCTTTGCCCGGTTGCGTGAGCACCGACAATCCGTGGAAGTACCAGGCCATCAAGGCGGGTGAACATTCTGAACAAATGGTCGCGCGCACCTATGGCTATGACGGCGATTCAGACTAA
- a CDS encoding hydantoinase B/oxoprolinase family protein produces the protein MQLNPITFEVLRNALSAMCDEGSEMIARLAYAPTISEGHDHSCALLTAEGRLVSHGDRDQAPHIGSFEPSVRVVREWTEDKFEPGDVYIFNDPYSGGIHTNDVKLIRPIFHGGKVIAFNSSTGHWPDVGGALPGSFNPRATDCYSEGLRMPPMLLFKGDKLDRTVMTLIEYNMRTGRERIADIYAQHRAGLLIEERLCELYDRHGGETIETLFIDVFDYTEEMFRKQVAELPDGEFEFEDFSDMDVMHPDTPRIRVHCRMRISGDKVTFDYRGSDPAPVGPFGFPRASLETAVYDGTLHCFPQLAPLNHGLARSVEILSTPGSCVHIQEPTPASGYASGAYEKVAAVTMACWANAFSTVNPRRMYAAGINLANLCIGGIHPKTGKQFVNYLWNEGGQGARSYKDGNPFQMMIFIGGATNQPVEILERLYPLLYTNCVGVEDSCGDGKFRGGVGIDRSFKVLGALTLTMHGDRAEVTPFGLAGGTNGGANILRLRRAANPEIEEDLGMHAVGIRLEPGDHMIYRSNGGGGFGNPLDRDPERVSADVELGWISREKASAVYGVVLRADESEKDRYVIDRNATTAMRGKIAKATRVRGYGPGEVHPLGELIQVAEVALAAE, from the coding sequence ATGCAACTGAATCCGATTACTTTTGAAGTGCTGCGCAATGCGCTTAGCGCCATGTGCGATGAGGGCAGCGAGATGATCGCCCGCCTGGCCTATGCGCCGACGATTAGCGAGGGGCACGACCATTCTTGCGCTCTGTTGACCGCGGAGGGCCGCTTGGTGTCCCACGGCGACCGCGATCAGGCGCCGCATATCGGCTCCTTTGAACCATCCGTGCGGGTGGTGCGGGAGTGGACCGAGGACAAATTCGAGCCCGGTGACGTCTATATCTTCAACGATCCCTATTCAGGCGGCATTCATACCAACGACGTCAAGCTCATCCGGCCTATTTTCCATGGCGGCAAAGTTATCGCTTTTAATTCAAGCACAGGGCATTGGCCCGATGTGGGCGGTGCCCTGCCGGGCAGCTTCAATCCGCGCGCCACCGATTGCTATTCAGAGGGGCTGCGTATGCCGCCCATGCTGCTGTTCAAAGGCGATAAGCTCGACCGAACAGTGATGACCCTGATCGAATACAATATGCGCACGGGCAGAGAGCGGATCGCCGATATCTACGCTCAGCACCGGGCAGGGCTATTGATCGAGGAACGCCTCTGTGAGCTCTATGATCGCCACGGCGGCGAGACCATCGAGACCCTGTTCATCGACGTTTTCGACTATACGGAGGAGATGTTCCGCAAGCAGGTGGCGGAACTGCCTGACGGTGAATTCGAGTTTGAAGATTTCTCGGATATGGACGTCATGCACCCCGACACCCCCCGCATCCGGGTGCACTGCCGGATGCGAATCAGCGGCGATAAGGTGACTTTCGACTATCGGGGAAGCGATCCGGCGCCGGTTGGCCCGTTCGGATTTCCCCGCGCATCGCTGGAGACAGCCGTCTATGATGGGACGCTCCACTGCTTTCCCCAGCTTGCGCCGTTGAATCATGGCCTGGCCCGCTCAGTCGAGATCCTTTCGACGCCAGGAAGCTGTGTACATATCCAGGAGCCGACGCCGGCGTCCGGCTATGCTTCCGGTGCCTATGAAAAGGTCGCGGCCGTGACGATGGCCTGCTGGGCAAATGCCTTTTCCACCGTCAATCCGCGCCGTATGTATGCGGCAGGCATCAATCTTGCGAATCTATGTATTGGCGGCATCCATCCCAAGACGGGCAAGCAATTCGTCAATTATTTGTGGAATGAGGGCGGACAGGGCGCGCGCAGCTACAAAGACGGCAATCCCTTTCAGATGATGATTTTTATCGGCGGCGCCACCAACCAGCCGGTTGAGATATTGGAACGACTGTATCCGCTTCTCTACACCAATTGCGTGGGTGTCGAGGATTCCTGCGGCGACGGAAAATTCCGCGGCGGCGTAGGTATTGACCGGAGTTTCAAGGTTCTTGGGGCGTTGACTCTGACCATGCATGGCGACCGGGCCGAAGTCACGCCATTTGGCCTTGCTGGTGGAACCAACGGCGGCGCCAATATCCTGCGCTTGCGGCGCGCAGCAAATCCCGAGATAGAGGAAGATCTTGGCATGCACGCCGTGGGCATCCGTTTGGAGCCCGGCGACCATATGATCTACCGCTCGAATGGCGGCGGCGGATTTGGCAATCCGTTGGACCGGGATCCGGAGCGCGTGTCAGCTGATGTCGAGTTGGGTTGGATCTCCAGGGAAAAGGCCAGTGCGGTCTATGGTGTCGTTCTGCGTGCAGATGAATCGGAAAAAGATCGCTACGTCATTGATCGTAACGCGACAACCGCGATGCGGGGAAAAATTGCAAAAGCGACTCGTGTCCGGGGCTACGGTCCCGGCGAAGTACACCCGCTTGGAGAGTTGATTCAGGTGGCGGAGGTCGCACTCGCCGCGGAATAG
- a CDS encoding hydantoinase/oxoprolinase family protein, whose amino-acid sequence MPHYTLAIDVGGTFTDVICFNAETGTAEIAKAPSTPPDFIGGMINGITALGIEPAEISLIKIGTTIATNTIIMRTGARTALVTTLGFTDVLHAARAARPTLYDSDWDPAPALVSRRDTHAVRQRTTYEGEEIEALDEAGLRAIAVKLRDQGVKAVAVSFLHSYINGSHERQARDILLEEIPDAYVSLSSDILPEIREFERTSTTVANAYLGPVLDRYLSALAERLKAFGYSGPLLIMHSGGGVMSVEAAREIPARICQSGPAAGVMAGANLGQVTGRPNVINLDVGGTSADVSLARGGRPLIRAEWNVDFNIVINFPSVDVATIGAGGGSIARVDAGGVLKVGPESAGARPGPACYGHGGEAPTVTDANLVLGRLSGDTKLAGQVALRSDLAEQAVASISGPLNCSLEQAAAGILQIMRANMAGAIRLMSVRRGHDPRTFALAAFGGAGPLHALELAVELRIPEVIIPYVPGLGSALGVLSVEVRHDFVQSIFATNTRFDVAEINAAFSKLEARARARLVEEGVPDDRLAIHRQLDVRYYGQVSGGLTLDAGQGILSDADVSAIFDSFHVQHTEEYGYTLPSDLAELEIVNARVNAEGQQSAPAAPLFLGKRVDKVKPSGTRQVYFDDWTETAIYQRAELPAGCIIKGPAVIEQIDSTTLLIPGSSATVDERRNLICSVG is encoded by the coding sequence ATGCCGCATTATACTTTGGCCATCGACGTTGGCGGCACTTTCACCGACGTGATCTGTTTTAACGCCGAGACGGGCACGGCGGAAATCGCCAAGGCGCCATCGACGCCGCCTGATTTCATCGGCGGCATGATTAACGGCATCACAGCGCTCGGCATCGAGCCTGCGGAAATCAGCCTCATTAAGATCGGCACCACCATCGCCACCAACACCATAATCATGCGCACGGGCGCGCGCACAGCATTGGTAACGACGTTGGGCTTTACCGATGTTCTGCACGCAGCGCGCGCCGCCCGTCCGACGCTCTACGATTCCGATTGGGACCCCGCGCCGGCTCTCGTATCGCGGCGCGACACGCACGCCGTTCGCCAGCGCACAACATATGAGGGCGAGGAGATTGAGGCGCTTGATGAGGCGGGCCTGCGGGCGATTGCCGTCAAGTTGCGCGATCAGGGCGTAAAAGCGGTCGCCGTCAGCTTTCTGCACAGCTATATCAACGGCAGCCATGAGCGCCAGGCGCGGGATATTCTGTTGGAGGAAATCCCAGACGCCTATGTGAGCCTTTCATCCGATATTCTGCCCGAAATACGAGAGTTTGAACGCACCAGCACGACGGTCGCGAATGCCTATTTAGGGCCGGTCCTCGACCGTTATCTGTCAGCCCTGGCCGAGCGTCTTAAGGCCTTCGGATATAGCGGTCCCCTGCTGATCATGCACTCCGGCGGCGGCGTGATGTCGGTCGAGGCGGCGCGCGAGATTCCGGCGCGGATTTGCCAATCCGGGCCGGCAGCCGGCGTCATGGCCGGCGCAAATCTTGGACAGGTCACAGGCCGGCCGAATGTGATCAACCTGGATGTCGGCGGCACCAGCGCCGATGTATCTCTGGCGCGCGGTGGACGCCCGTTGATCCGGGCGGAGTGGAATGTCGATTTTAATATCGTCATTAATTTTCCTTCGGTGGATGTAGCGACCATCGGCGCTGGCGGCGGCTCCATAGCGCGGGTCGATGCGGGCGGTGTGCTGAAGGTCGGACCCGAAAGTGCCGGCGCCCGCCCGGGGCCGGCGTGCTATGGCCATGGCGGTGAGGCACCAACGGTTACCGATGCGAATCTCGTGCTCGGGCGGCTTAGCGGCGATACCAAGCTGGCCGGTCAGGTCGCCCTGCGGTCCGATCTTGCGGAGCAGGCCGTAGCAAGCATAAGTGGGCCCCTGAACTGCTCGCTTGAGCAAGCGGCGGCGGGAATATTGCAAATTATGCGCGCGAACATGGCCGGCGCTATTCGCCTGATGTCAGTCCGGCGCGGGCATGACCCAAGGACGTTCGCTCTGGCGGCGTTTGGTGGCGCCGGGCCGCTACATGCGTTGGAACTCGCCGTGGAGCTTAGAATTCCCGAAGTCATTATTCCCTATGTGCCTGGACTGGGTTCGGCCCTCGGCGTGCTCTCGGTAGAGGTACGACATGATTTTGTGCAGTCCATCTTCGCGACCAATACGCGCTTCGACGTCGCGGAAATAAACGCCGCCTTCAGCAAACTTGAGGCCCGCGCCCGCGCCCGCCTCGTGGAGGAGGGCGTGCCAGATGACCGCTTGGCGATACACCGTCAGCTTGATGTGCGCTATTACGGCCAGGTCTCCGGCGGGCTTACGCTCGATGCAGGCCAAGGAATACTCTCTGACGCCGATGTCAGCGCCATCTTTGATTCTTTTCATGTCCAGCACACGGAAGAATACGGCTATACGCTTCCGAGCGATCTTGCTGAGCTGGAAATCGTCAACGCCCGGGTTAACGCCGAAGGGCAGCAGAGCGCGCCCGCGGCGCCGTTGTTTCTGGGTAAGCGTGTGGACAAGGTGAAGCCGAGTGGCACAAGGCAAGTCTATTTCGATGACTGGACCGAGACCGCTATCTACCAAAGGGCGGAGTTGCCGGCCGGCTGTATCATCAAAGGGCCTGCCGTGATTGAACAAATCGATAGCACGACGCTGCTTATTCCGGGCTCCAGCGCCACGGTGGATGAGCGACGCAATCTTATTTGTAGCGTAGGATAG
- a CDS encoding xanthine dehydrogenase family protein molybdopterin-binding subunit, whose product MATRFVGERIKRREDLSLLTGRATFIDDIVLPRMVHGAVLRSPHASARIHSIQTAAALALAGVHAVLTSEQLGDANSDMPLLNDDPGFIYPRTHRALAAGEVRFVGEAVAFVVADSRYVCEDALALIEVEYEVREPAVDVIAAAATGAPLVHDDTESNIACRTVNESGNTARAFEDAEVIIREVLRPERGAAQPIETRGVVADYETKTGRLTVWDTTQVPVGARTVLAEKLAMPEADITVIAPDVGGGFGVKIMLVYPEELLVPFAARMLGRPVKWIEDRQEHFLGSNHERLMVHEVTLAATRDGRLLGLSDTFYYDSGAYCPYGPINAICCQGILPGPYKIPNLRTEYLAVYTNTPIVSPYRGAGQPHGAFVMETMMNRLAGELEMDPVEVRRRNLVSPADCPYDAGTVFQNDTPLIHQDCDYPAELEKLLEALDYDAVLRTLPGLRDVGVYRGIAVAFYVEGTGIAPYEGVEVRVEPTGFVHVATGYPAQGQGHHTALAQVVAEALTVDLEQVRVQSGRTDAFAWGVGTLSSRSAVIGGTAAVLASARVRKKALELAATQLEAAVDDLDLVSGCVQVKGVPGHSITLGELAAQSNPINSLEPGVEPGLRATEYHRPEGAEFSSGIHGAIVDVDIETGVPTIQKYVVVHDCGNMINPAIVEGQVLGGTAQGIGGAFYEKLVFNDQGQLLTTTFMDYLLPTAMEIPEIEIHHLDRPSTRNPLGVKGVGEGGAIGAPAVCAAAVEAALQPFGARCNAVPLSPSDILAMINNAKIG is encoded by the coding sequence ATGGCAACACGGTTTGTCGGGGAGCGCATAAAGCGGCGCGAAGACCTGAGCCTGCTCACCGGGCGGGCTACCTTCATCGATGACATTGTGCTCCCGAGGATGGTGCACGGAGCGGTGCTCAGAAGCCCGCACGCCAGCGCCCGCATTCACTCGATTCAAACGGCGGCCGCGCTAGCGCTGGCGGGCGTGCATGCGGTACTAACATCTGAGCAACTCGGCGACGCCAATAGTGACATGCCTCTGCTGAATGACGACCCGGGCTTTATCTATCCGCGGACACACCGGGCGTTGGCCGCTGGAGAGGTGCGCTTCGTGGGTGAAGCGGTGGCATTCGTGGTCGCTGACTCACGCTACGTCTGCGAAGACGCGCTGGCCTTAATTGAGGTGGAGTACGAAGTGCGCGAGCCTGCGGTGGATGTGATCGCCGCCGCCGCCACGGGCGCGCCGCTTGTTCACGACGATACCGAGTCCAATATCGCCTGCCGCACGGTGAATGAGAGCGGCAATACGGCCCGCGCGTTTGAAGACGCGGAAGTGATCATCCGAGAGGTGTTGCGACCGGAACGCGGCGCCGCCCAGCCGATCGAAACGCGCGGTGTGGTCGCCGATTATGAGACAAAAACGGGGCGATTAACGGTCTGGGACACGACCCAAGTGCCGGTCGGCGCGCGCACCGTGCTGGCGGAAAAACTGGCCATGCCGGAAGCCGATATAACCGTAATCGCCCCGGATGTTGGCGGTGGGTTCGGCGTGAAGATCATGCTGGTTTACCCTGAGGAACTTCTGGTTCCCTTCGCCGCGCGCATGCTCGGGCGACCGGTGAAATGGATCGAGGACCGTCAGGAGCATTTCCTGGGTTCCAACCACGAGCGCCTGATGGTGCATGAGGTGACCCTCGCGGCGACTCGTGATGGCCGCCTGCTCGGCCTCAGCGATACCTTTTACTACGACTCAGGCGCTTATTGCCCCTATGGCCCGATCAACGCGATCTGTTGTCAGGGTATCTTGCCCGGGCCTTACAAGATTCCGAATCTGCGCACAGAATATCTCGCCGTCTATACCAACACGCCGATCGTCAGCCCCTATCGTGGCGCCGGCCAGCCCCACGGCGCATTCGTCATGGAAACCATGATGAACCGTCTGGCGGGCGAGCTGGAGATGGACCCCGTGGAGGTACGCCGCCGTAATCTGGTGAGCCCGGCGGATTGCCCCTATGACGCCGGTACCGTCTTTCAGAACGACACGCCACTCATCCACCAGGATTGCGATTATCCGGCCGAACTGGAAAAGCTCCTTGAGGCGCTCGATTATGATGCTGTGCTCCGGACGCTGCCCGGACTTAGGGACGTAGGGGTTTATCGCGGCATCGCCGTCGCGTTCTATGTGGAGGGCACCGGTATCGCGCCCTATGAGGGTGTGGAAGTGCGCGTGGAACCTACCGGATTCGTGCATGTCGCTACGGGATATCCCGCACAAGGGCAAGGCCATCATACCGCGCTGGCGCAAGTAGTCGCTGAAGCGCTCACGGTGGATCTTGAACAGGTGAGAGTGCAAAGCGGACGCACCGACGCCTTCGCCTGGGGCGTCGGCACCTTGTCGAGCCGTTCCGCGGTAATTGGCGGCACCGCAGCGGTACTGGCCTCCGCGCGGGTACGAAAGAAGGCGCTGGAACTGGCGGCCACCCAGCTGGAAGCGGCGGTTGACGATCTGGACCTTGTCTCCGGTTGCGTGCAAGTGAAAGGGGTACCCGGGCATTCGATTACCCTCGGCGAGCTCGCGGCGCAGTCAAACCCGATCAATTCCCTGGAGCCGGGCGTCGAGCCCGGCTTGCGGGCCACCGAATATCACCGACCCGAAGGTGCGGAATTTTCTAGCGGTATTCATGGTGCGATTGTAGATGTTGATATCGAGACAGGCGTTCCCACCATCCAGAAATATGTTGTCGTCCATGATTGCGGGAATATGATCAACCCCGCCATCGTCGAGGGGCAGGTTTTGGGCGGTACCGCGCAAGGCATCGGCGGTGCATTCTACGAAAAACTGGTTTTCAACGATCAGGGCCAGTTGCTGACGACGACGTTTATGGACTATCTCTTGCCGACCGCCATGGAAATTCCCGAAATTGAAATTCATCATTTGGACCGGCCTTCGACCCGCAATCCGCTCGGCGTCAAAGGTGTAGGAGAGGGCGGCGCCATCGGCGCACCCGCGGTATGTGCTGCGGCCGTGGAAGCGGCGCTGCAGCCGTTCGGGGCCCGCTGTAATGCCGTTCCGCTCAGTCCAAGCGATATTCTCGCAATGATCAACAATGCAAAGATAGGCTGA
- a CDS encoding (2Fe-2S)-binding protein, whose translation MNGERRTVRTIINGEPFEREIEVRLLASDFIRHEAGLTGTHVGCEHGVCGACTILLDGAPVRSCLLLAVQLSSHNVETVEGLGSAQSLHPLQQSFWEKHGLQCGYCTPGILMTMKAFLAENPNPSTAEIRTVLAGHLCRCTGYQQIVESVVEAAERMAQLPDGKT comes from the coding sequence ATGAACGGGGAGCGCCGCACGGTCCGTACGATCATCAATGGTGAGCCTTTCGAGCGCGAGATCGAAGTGCGCCTCCTCGCGTCGGACTTTATCCGCCACGAAGCTGGGCTGACCGGAACCCATGTGGGATGCGAGCATGGTGTTTGCGGCGCCTGCACGATACTTCTGGATGGCGCGCCGGTGCGCTCGTGCCTTCTGCTTGCGGTACAGCTTTCCAGCCATAATGTGGAAACGGTCGAGGGACTGGGGAGCGCGCAAAGTCTGCATCCGTTGCAGCAAAGTTTTTGGGAGAAGCACGGGCTTCAATGCGGCTACTGTACGCCTGGCATTCTCATGACCATGAAAGCTTTTCTGGCAGAAAACCCTAACCCGAGCACCGCCGAAATCCGTACCGTTTTGGCGGGTCATCTGTGTCGCTGTACCGGCTACCAACAGATCGTCGAGTCTGTTGTGGAAGCAGCCGAGCGGATGGCGCAACTCCCGGACGGGAAGACGTAG
- a CDS encoding xanthine dehydrogenase family protein subunit M: MKPAQFLYRDPVTVAEALNLLAEHGEDARLLAGGQSLVPMLNFRLVQPAVIIDLNGIEELGNIQVTGDWFKIGSMARQAAVESHREIIRGWPLLVDALRHVAHPPIRNRGTIGGSLAHNDSAAELPAVMIALGARMILQSATAQRTVPAESFFVSPLETALAPDELLVAIEAPVPDSSAGWGFAEISRRHGDFALAAAAVQLIPGDTARAPGARIVVTGVAERPLRVSEAENILCEGAWSAARDKAIRAAVETAVEPFEDLHAPGWYRQQVAGVMAARACQDALMRGADFAAQRGKKPGAVA, encoded by the coding sequence ATGAAGCCCGCACAATTTTTGTACCGTGACCCCGTGACGGTCGCGGAGGCGTTGAACCTTCTCGCCGAGCATGGCGAAGACGCCCGGCTTCTCGCGGGCGGCCAGAGCCTTGTGCCGATGCTGAATTTCCGCCTGGTGCAGCCGGCTGTGATTATTGACCTCAATGGAATTGAGGAGCTTGGTAATATCCAGGTTACAGGCGATTGGTTTAAGATCGGTTCCATGGCGCGTCAGGCGGCTGTGGAGAGCCATCGAGAAATCATACGGGGCTGGCCACTATTGGTCGACGCCTTGCGCCACGTCGCGCATCCGCCAATCCGCAATCGCGGAACCATCGGCGGCAGTCTTGCTCATAACGATTCTGCGGCGGAGCTACCCGCGGTCATGATCGCGCTCGGAGCTCGCATGATCCTACAGAGCGCAACGGCACAACGGACCGTACCGGCGGAAAGTTTTTTTGTCAGCCCGCTGGAAACGGCATTGGCGCCGGACGAGCTGCTGGTCGCGATTGAGGCGCCGGTGCCGGACTCATCCGCCGGATGGGGCTTCGCGGAGATTTCCCGCCGGCATGGCGATTTCGCACTGGCGGCGGCGGCAGTGCAACTGATACCAGGAGACACAGCGCGCGCACCCGGTGCGCGCATCGTTGTCACTGGGGTAGCGGAGCGCCCGCTGCGTGTAAGCGAGGCAGAAAATATTCTGTGCGAAGGCGCGTGGAGCGCAGCCCGGGATAAGGCCATCCGTGCCGCGGTGGAAACGGCGGTCGAGCCCTTTGAGGACCTTCATGCCCCGGGATGGTATCGCCAGCAGGTCGCGGGCGTGATGGCGGCGCGGGCGTGCCAAGACGCTCTGATGAGAGGCGCCGATTTTGCAGCACAGCGTGGTAAGAAGCCAGGAGCCGTCGCATGA
- a CDS encoding DMT family transporter → MTTNERLPLRMETRVGALSLTLMLAGGIVGPLRFVFNKFAVDGGVPPFAFAFWPMLFAGILLLLVAILRGETPSLKFAYLRAYLTIGIFVMGAPMAVLTFLADKLPQGLISMVVILAPTLTYLFAILFGVDRLKLLSVVGLAVGIGGILLIVLPDVSLPERDMVWWLLLALLAPVLLGLGNVLTVLVRPPMMPPTVLAAGMLLTAAVMLLLLMAATGQFYLLDSATPGVNWNFLYATLLNSVFYIAFLEIIRISGPVFFSQMNYLSVAAGFGWGMVLFGERYSLYVWGGTALMAMSVLLLTLGARAGTRAQK, encoded by the coding sequence TTGACGACTAATGAACGGCTCCCGCTGCGCATGGAAACGCGGGTCGGCGCCCTTTCGCTAACGCTTATGTTAGCCGGCGGAATCGTCGGGCCACTGCGCTTCGTGTTCAACAAGTTCGCGGTCGATGGCGGTGTGCCACCGTTTGCCTTCGCGTTTTGGCCGATGCTGTTCGCCGGAATTCTATTGCTCCTGGTGGCAATTTTACGGGGCGAGACGCCAAGCCTGAAATTCGCCTATCTCCGCGCCTATTTGACGATCGGAATATTTGTCATGGGCGCGCCGATGGCGGTGCTCACATTTCTCGCCGATAAATTGCCGCAAGGATTGATCAGCATGGTGGTCATCCTGGCACCAACGCTCACCTATCTGTTTGCCATCCTGTTTGGCGTTGACCGTCTGAAGCTGCTCAGCGTTGTCGGCCTGGCGGTCGGCATCGGCGGCATTTTGTTGATCGTGCTGCCCGATGTGAGCCTGCCGGAGCGTGACATGGTGTGGTGGCTATTGCTTGCCCTGCTGGCGCCGGTGCTGCTCGGGCTCGGTAATGTTTTGACCGTATTGGTGCGCCCGCCGATGATGCCGCCAACGGTGCTCGCCGCCGGTATGTTGTTGACCGCCGCGGTCATGCTCCTCCTGCTCATGGCGGCAACCGGGCAGTTTTATTTGTTGGACAGCGCGACGCCGGGAGTGAACTGGAATTTCCTCTACGCCACCTTGCTAAATTCGGTTTTCTATATCGCCTTCCTTGAGATCATCCGCATCTCCGGCCCGGTGTTCTTTTCGCAAATGAATTATTTATCTGTCGCCGCTGGCTTCGGTTGGGGCATGGTTCTATTCGGTGAACGGTATAGCCTTTATGTATGGGGCGGCACAGCGCTGATGGCGATGAGCGTGCTGTTGCTCACCTTGGGCGCGCGGGCTGGCACACGAGCACAAAAATGA